A window from Leptospira wolffii serovar Khorat str. Khorat-H2 encodes these proteins:
- a CDS encoding LA_3150 family lipoprotein: MKSKLKFILPILGLLAISCASDKAQDSALLTALVGTPDDGNKSIVVVEVAGNFTDYTGTCYDTFTVFGTSNTPISPTNYYLYVMFGHSLDTELRKSALSKSTCSALGFLGSGIPTNATPVNFKSYTCDPNLGQASGDCGNKIRTAVGFPAH; encoded by the coding sequence ATGAAATCTAAACTTAAATTCATACTTCCGATCCTGGGGTTGCTGGCGATTTCCTGCGCTTCGGACAAGGCCCAGGACTCAGCACTATTGACCGCCCTTGTGGGGACTCCGGACGACGGAAACAAATCCATCGTAGTGGTGGAGGTCGCGGGTAATTTCACCGATTACACCGGAACCTGTTACGATACTTTTACGGTTTTCGGGACTTCGAACACTCCGATTTCTCCGACCAACTATTACCTTTATGTAATGTTTGGACACTCTCTGGATACGGAACTCAGGAAGTCCGCGCTTTCCAAATCAACTTGCAGCGCTCTAGGATTTTTGGGCTCCGGAATTCCTACGAACGCCACCCCTGTGAACTTCAAAAGCTATACCTGCGACCCCAATCTGGGACAGGCTAGCGGCGATTGCGGTAACAAAATCAGAACGGCAGTGGGATTTCCCGCACATTAA
- the pstA gene encoding phosphate ABC transporter permease PstA has protein sequence MKWKKVKLKRKRVIKDKLFSILAVGLPMLATGIILFAVLFMLGNILYKGLSGVSWEFLTEAPRNNNLEGGIFPAIYGTVYLVFIMILFSIPIGTATGIFLSEYTSRDSRFTMTVRFAINTLAGVPSIVFGLFGVGFFIQFIGKGIDFAAGNTSAVWGKPALIWAAATLAILTLPVVIISVEETMKSIPREMRESSLALGATKWQTIWKLVLPNSVTGILTGAILAIGRGAGEVAPILFVGVVYSLPELPTHLSDQFMQLGYHLFVLSTQSPDVDAAMPKQYATTVVLLVLTFGMSFFATYLRYKIRKARGRAHV, from the coding sequence TTGAAATGGAAAAAAGTCAAACTTAAACGCAAAAGAGTCATCAAAGATAAACTCTTCTCTATTCTTGCGGTGGGTCTTCCGATGCTTGCGACCGGAATCATACTCTTCGCTGTATTGTTTATGCTGGGAAACATACTCTACAAGGGTCTTTCCGGCGTGTCCTGGGAATTCCTGACCGAAGCCCCTCGGAACAATAACTTAGAGGGAGGGATCTTTCCCGCGATATACGGGACAGTATACCTCGTTTTCATAATGATCCTTTTTAGCATTCCGATCGGAACAGCAACCGGCATATTTCTTTCGGAATACACTTCCAGGGATTCCAGGTTCACCATGACCGTTCGTTTCGCCATCAACACTTTGGCGGGAGTTCCTTCCATCGTGTTCGGTCTTTTCGGAGTGGGATTCTTCATCCAATTCATAGGTAAAGGAATCGATTTTGCCGCAGGAAACACATCGGCCGTTTGGGGAAAACCCGCGCTTATCTGGGCCGCGGCGACTCTAGCCATTCTCACTCTTCCTGTAGTGATCATCTCCGTGGAAGAAACGATGAAAAGTATTCCCAGAGAAATGAGAGAATCCAGCTTGGCATTGGGTGCCACCAAATGGCAGACGATTTGGAAATTGGTTCTTCCCAACTCGGTTACCGGAATTCTTACGGGAGCCATTCTTGCCATAGGAAGAGGAGCTGGAGAAGTGGCCCCCATTCTTTTCGTAGGAGTGGTGTATTCTTTACCCGAACTACCCACTCATTTATCCGATCAATTCATGCAATTGGGATACCATCTATTCGTTCTCTCCACCCAGTCTCCGGATGTGGATGCGGCGATGCCTAAGCAATATGCGACAACCGTGGTCCTACTCGTTCTTACCTTCGGAATGAGTTTCTTCGCCACTTACCTACGTTATAAAATCAGAAAGGCTCGAGGCAGAGCTCATGTTTAA
- a CDS encoding phosphate ABC transporter substrate-binding protein, translating to MKKISLRLLVFLSLALFSLSVSGEQKKTITIKGSDTMVILVQKWTESFPDKSVQFQVTGGGSGTGIAALINGTTDICSASRPLKPAEIQQLKEKYNSNGVEIKVAIDGLSVYANKKNPLAKISIEQLRKVFTGKITNWKELGGEDHKIVLYSRENNSGTYEYFKDHVLEKQDFDPAVQHMVGTAALVNAISKDKWGIGYGGAAYASGVKDLAVSLDENGKAELPTEANILSNKYPISRYLYFYLREAPKDETKKFVDWVIGKDGQKVVKEVGYFPLKKK from the coding sequence ATGAAAAAAATAAGCTTAAGACTTTTAGTCTTTCTAAGTTTAGCTCTTTTCTCTCTTTCCGTATCCGGGGAACAGAAAAAGACGATCACGATCAAAGGTTCGGATACCATGGTTATCCTAGTCCAAAAATGGACGGAATCCTTCCCTGACAAATCCGTCCAGTTCCAAGTGACCGGCGGAGGCTCGGGAACCGGAATCGCGGCCCTGATCAACGGAACCACGGACATCTGCTCCGCTTCCCGCCCCCTTAAGCCTGCGGAAATCCAACAGTTAAAGGAAAAATATAATTCCAACGGAGTGGAAATCAAAGTAGCGATCGACGGACTTTCCGTTTACGCGAATAAGAAGAATCCACTGGCGAAAATCTCCATCGAACAACTAAGAAAAGTCTTCACCGGAAAAATCACGAATTGGAAAGAGCTGGGAGGAGAAGATCACAAAATCGTTCTCTACAGCCGTGAAAACAATTCCGGAACTTACGAATATTTCAAAGACCACGTATTGGAAAAACAGGATTTCGACCCTGCGGTTCAGCATATGGTCGGAACCGCCGCACTCGTGAACGCGATCTCCAAGGATAAATGGGGAATCGGTTACGGCGGTGCTGCTTACGCATCCGGCGTGAAAGACCTGGCGGTTTCTTTGGATGAAAACGGAAAGGCGGAACTTCCTACTGAAGCGAATATTCTCTCCAATAAATACCCTATCTCCAGATATCTTTATTTCTATCTGAGAGAGGCTCCGAAAGACGAGACCAAAAAGTTCGTGGATTGGGTCATCGGAAAAGACGGTCAGAAGGTCGTAAAAGAAGTCGGCTACTTCCCGTTAAAAAAGAAATAA
- the pstB gene encoding phosphate ABC transporter ATP-binding protein PstB — protein sequence MKDTKIKIKARHFNFFYGESQALHDISLEIQAKKVTAFIGPSGCGKSTFLRSINRMNDVIDGTKVNGKLEIDGINVYDPLMNVVELRKRVGMVFQKSFPFPKSIYENIAYGLKLNGGMPKDEMNHVVEESLRKAALWKEVKDRLNDSALGLSGGQQQRLCIARAIAMNPEVILMDEPCSALDPISTKKVEEFISEFKDSYTIVIVTHNMQQAARVSDYTGFFYMGRLVEFDSTKKMFHDPSKKETEDYISGKFG from the coding sequence GTGAAAGATACAAAGATAAAGATCAAAGCCCGCCATTTTAATTTCTTCTACGGAGAAAGTCAGGCGCTCCACGACATTTCCCTGGAGATCCAAGCCAAGAAGGTAACCGCCTTCATCGGACCTTCCGGTTGCGGTAAATCCACATTCCTCAGATCCATCAACCGGATGAACGATGTGATCGACGGAACCAAGGTAAATGGAAAACTGGAAATTGACGGAATCAATGTTTACGATCCTCTAATGAACGTAGTGGAATTGAGAAAGAGAGTGGGAATGGTATTCCAAAAGTCTTTCCCCTTTCCCAAATCCATCTATGAGAATATCGCCTACGGTCTGAAATTGAACGGAGGCATGCCCAAAGACGAGATGAATCATGTCGTGGAGGAAAGCCTTCGCAAGGCCGCTCTCTGGAAAGAAGTCAAGGACAGACTGAATGATAGCGCTCTCGGACTCTCCGGAGGACAACAGCAAAGGCTTTGTATTGCAAGAGCTATCGCCATGAATCCGGAAGTCATTCTCATGGACGAACCCTGCTCCGCTTTGGATCCAATCTCCACCAAGAAGGTGGAGGAATTCATCTCCGAATTCAAGGACTCCTACACGATCGTGATCGTGACCCATAACATGCAGCAAGCGGCTCGAGTCAGCGATTATACCGGCTTCTTTTATATGGGGCGTTTGGTGGAATTCGATTCCACTAAGAAAATGTTCCACGATCCTTCTAAGAAGGAAACCGAAGACTATATTTCCGGCAAATTCGGTTAA
- the pstC gene encoding phosphate ABC transporter permease subunit PstC, which translates to MSKIDPLLKYLLRPSRRRIDTVAESLVKGIAAISILLILLIFFFVFREASSLFFSDKSNPVVAEQSVGGESAPSEYNPDGDTLELTPLSSSSKEPEPEKLSLFENLFSKIWQPVSSVPKFGILPLIVGTAKTTLIAILIGAPLAILAALNITFFAPRRVREIVKPAIEMLANFPSVVIGFFCLMDVATLVKATFDLDFRLNALTGGIGLAIAVTPIIFTVAEDALSTVPQSYRQAALALGATEWQTAYRVMLPAALPGVFAAVLLGVGRAFGETMIALMATGNAPLMSFGIFDPSRTFAATIGAEMGEVIWGSEHYNILFFLGVLLFLFTFSLNAFTELYVKKKLMKKFHGS; encoded by the coding sequence ATGAGCAAAATTGATCCTCTGCTGAAGTATCTACTAAGGCCCAGCAGGCGAAGAATCGACACGGTCGCCGAGTCCTTGGTCAAAGGAATCGCCGCGATATCCATATTACTGATTCTACTCATCTTTTTCTTCGTGTTTCGCGAAGCATCCTCCCTCTTCTTCTCCGATAAATCGAATCCTGTAGTTGCAGAACAAAGCGTCGGCGGAGAATCGGCTCCCAGCGAGTACAATCCGGACGGAGACACTCTGGAATTAACTCCTCTCAGTTCCTCCTCCAAGGAACCTGAGCCAGAAAAACTGTCCTTATTCGAAAATCTATTCAGTAAGATCTGGCAACCGGTATCTTCGGTTCCTAAATTCGGTATTCTTCCTCTTATCGTAGGAACAGCCAAGACCACTCTTATTGCCATTCTGATCGGAGCTCCTCTGGCCATTCTCGCGGCCTTAAATATTACATTTTTCGCACCCAGAAGGGTTCGCGAAATCGTTAAACCAGCGATAGAAATGTTGGCCAATTTTCCGTCGGTAGTCATCGGATTTTTCTGTCTGATGGATGTGGCGACTCTTGTAAAAGCCACCTTTGATTTGGATTTTCGGTTAAACGCATTAACCGGAGGAATCGGTCTCGCTATCGCAGTCACTCCGATCATTTTCACGGTGGCCGAAGACGCACTCAGCACCGTCCCCCAATCCTATAGACAGGCTGCCCTAGCACTCGGGGCCACCGAATGGCAAACCGCCTATCGTGTCATGTTACCTGCCGCCCTGCCCGGGGTTTTTGCCGCGGTTCTTTTAGGAGTGGGTAGAGCCTTCGGAGAGACCATGATCGCCCTCATGGCAACCGGTAACGCTCCCCTTATGTCCTTCGGAATCTTCGATCCCAGCCGTACTTTTGCCGCGACCATCGGCGCGGAGATGGGCGAAGTGATCTGGGGTTCTGAACATTATAATATTCTATTCTTCCTCGGAGTTCTTCTCTTTCTATTTACGTTTTCTTTAAACGCTTTTACGGAATTATACGTAAAGAAGAAGCTGATGAAGAAATTCCACGGATCTTAA
- a CDS encoding Fic family protein — protein sequence MTFAENRTILRQTELLPVTRYIYQIPTWPEFTWNEKVISAHLSSIRHKQGIFSGQMRSIGFEQQSDTRIRALQEEIVRSFAIEGESLDPEQVRSSIARHLGIESAAIPEEEREIDGIVEMALDATENHSHPLTEERLFSWHSALFPSGRSGLKKITVADWRKPGSDPMLVVSGKMGREVVHYEAPKAKSVPKEMKRFLTWFRQETEMDSILKSAVSHFWFLTIHPFEDGNGRIARAISDMLLTRSEEGLPKFYSMSSGIQKERKQYYEILEFSQKANLDITRWISWYLDCLGRSIQFAEETVELILKKSAFWHKYSGVSLNQRQIKVLKWALEGTNDPLTSSKYAKLTHSSQDTASRDIQDLISKGILKKESAGGRSTHYSPLL from the coding sequence TTGACTTTTGCGGAGAATAGGACCATCCTTAGGCAAACGGAGCTTTTGCCGGTGACCCGCTATATTTATCAGATCCCAACATGGCCGGAATTTACCTGGAATGAGAAGGTGATTTCCGCTCATCTAAGTTCTATCCGACATAAACAAGGGATTTTTTCGGGCCAAATGCGGAGCATAGGATTCGAACAACAATCGGACACTCGAATAAGAGCCTTACAGGAAGAAATCGTTCGTTCCTTCGCCATCGAGGGAGAATCTCTGGACCCGGAACAAGTACGCTCTTCCATCGCTCGACACCTAGGGATAGAAAGCGCGGCAATTCCGGAAGAAGAACGCGAAATCGACGGGATCGTTGAAATGGCATTAGACGCCACCGAAAATCATTCCCATCCTCTTACCGAAGAACGTCTATTCTCTTGGCATTCCGCATTATTCCCATCTGGAAGAAGCGGATTAAAAAAGATCACCGTCGCAGATTGGCGCAAACCGGGATCGGATCCTATGTTAGTCGTTTCCGGTAAGATGGGGAGAGAAGTCGTGCATTACGAGGCCCCTAAGGCCAAAAGCGTTCCCAAGGAAATGAAAAGATTCCTGACCTGGTTTCGACAGGAAACCGAAATGGATTCCATTCTGAAATCCGCCGTTTCCCATTTTTGGTTTTTAACGATACATCCCTTTGAAGACGGAAACGGGCGAATCGCTCGGGCAATTTCCGATATGCTCCTAACTCGATCCGAAGAAGGTTTGCCCAAATTTTATAGCATGAGTTCCGGAATCCAAAAGGAAAGAAAGCAATATTATGAAATCTTGGAGTTTTCCCAAAAAGCGAATCTGGACATCACCCGATGGATCTCATGGTACTTGGATTGTCTAGGCAGGTCCATACAATTCGCCGAAGAAACGGTCGAACTAATACTAAAGAAAAGCGCTTTCTGGCATAAATACTCCGGAGTATCCCTGAACCAGAGACAAATCAAAGTCTTAAAGTGGGCTTTAGAAGGAACAAATGATCCTCTCACTTCCTCCAAATACGCCAAACTCACACATTCCTCCCAAGATACCGCGTCGAGAGATATCCAAGACTTGATTTCCAAGGGGATCTTAAAAAAGGAGAGCGCGGGCGGACGCAGCACTCATTATTCTCCTCTCCTATGA